A stretch of Bombus vancouverensis nearcticus chromosome 13, iyBomVanc1_principal, whole genome shotgun sequence DNA encodes these proteins:
- the LOC117164837 gene encoding TWiK family of potassium channels protein 18, with protein MEGDRASYSTSNRNWQRGNYRVRGGRRRKRRRKPWGERIADWTRALIAFLFSNVGIVCLVVGYTIAGAFLFTHIEGRNNLDIVGNVIRLRNVTAATLWELTSKENVFSERIWKAKVKAILENYQKKMVMAIKNGYDGGEENKRWSFAGAFLYSLTVITTIGYGNICPKTKWGKVVTIVYAIIGLPLFLLYLSNIGDILAKSFKWTYARCCLCKCRRRPLETMPRGNTRDDADVRRNHWQMVDIDGREIDSFSVDKNISLEKHDTKEENDDDSNSSSYDPQQVTVPLTLCVAIMVGYIWAGAILFSEWEDWNMLDGSYFCFVSLSTIGFGDIVPGDKIYAAQGLDLSFIFCSMYLMLGMALIAMCFNLMQEEVIAKVRAFVRTIKYIFRCDR; from the exons ATGGAAGGGGATCGAGCATCGTATTCGACGTCCAACAGAAACTGGCAGCGTGGAAATTATCGGGTACGCGGCGGAAGGCGAAGAAAACGAAGACGGAAGCCGTGGGGCGAGAGGATCGCGGACTGGACCAGGGCTCTGATAGCCTTCCTCTTCAGCAACGTCGGTATAGTGTGCCTGGTGGTCGGATATACCATAGCCGGGGCCTTCCTCTTCACCCACATCGAGGGTAGAAACAACCTGGACATCGTCGGGAACGTGATCAGGTTGAGGAACGTGACAGCTGCCACCCTCTGGGAGCTTACGTCCAAG GAGAACGTGTTTTCCGAGAGGATCTGGAAAGCGAAAGTGAAGGCGATCCTCGAGAACTATCAAAAGAAAATGGTAATGGCCATAAAGAATGGCTACGATGGCGGGGAGGAAAACAAAAGGTGGAGCTTCGCTGGAGCATTTCTCTATTCTCTTACGGTGATCACTACTATCG GTTACGGAAACATTTGTCCAAAGACGAAATGGGGCAAAGTGGTGACCATAGTGTACGCCATAATAGGCCTGCCACTTTTCTTGCTATATCTAAGCAACATCGGTGACATTCTTGCGAAAAGCTTCAAATGGACGTACGCTCGTTGCTGTCTGTGCAA atGTCGCAGAAGGCCATTAGAAACGATGCCAAGAGGAAATACTCGTGATGACGCGGATGTAAGGAGAAATCATTGGCAA ATGGTCGACATAGATGGAAGAGAAATTGATTCGTTCAGCGTGGACAAGAATATTTCCTTGGAAAAACACGATACGAAAGAGGAAAATGACGATGACAGTAATAGCAGTAGCTATGATCCTCAACAAGTCACTGTACCTTTGACGCTATGTGTCGCCATAATGGTCGG GTACATTTGGGCCGGAGCCATCTTGTTTTCCGAATGGGAAGACTGGAACATGTTGGACGGTTCTTATTTCTGCTTCGTCTCCCTGTCGACCATAGGTTTCGGCGACATCGTGCCGGGTGACAAAATCTACGCGGCCCAGGGCCTCGATTTATCCTTCATCTTCTGCTCCATGTACCTAATGCTCG GTATGGCATTGATCGCGATGTGCTTCAACTTGATGCAAGAGGAAGTGATCGCGAAGGTGCGCGCGTTCGTGCGTACCATTAAATACATATTCCGATGCGACAGGTGA